One window of Akkermansia biwaensis genomic DNA carries:
- a CDS encoding glycosyltransferase family 4 protein, protein MMQVLINAYAVNPDWGSEPGMGWNWVIHLAQHCRVHVITEGEWQENIERELVRLPQAGNIVFHYLPVPEKVRRMCWNQGDWRFYHHYRRWQERALVLARKIMEENRIDLIHQLNMIGFREPGMLWKIKGVPYVWGPVGGMENAPVAYLWESGWKRAVQAALKNVINAAQARFQPRVRKAVKRADAVLASVQGVREIMERCHRRKVFLMSETGCFARPDAVRPEKNGREFRLLWAGRMIPTKQLALALKTLSYLRDLPDLKLHVCGGGEKERDCRNLAERLGVEGKCVWHGMVSNEEVQGFMRGSDLFFFPSIMEATSTVLVEALMNRLPVLCFDTCGMGTIVDETVGCKIPLSRPGQSARDFAERIRFFFHNRKILQEMDGAFRAKQRELDWNRKAERMAGIYHEILEGHRIAHE, encoded by the coding sequence ATGATGCAAGTCCTGATCAACGCTTACGCCGTCAACCCGGACTGGGGCAGCGAACCCGGCATGGGGTGGAACTGGGTCATTCATCTGGCCCAGCACTGCAGGGTGCACGTCATTACGGAGGGGGAATGGCAGGAGAACATCGAAAGGGAACTCGTCCGTCTGCCGCAGGCCGGCAACATCGTGTTCCATTATCTTCCCGTGCCGGAGAAGGTGCGCCGGATGTGCTGGAACCAGGGGGACTGGCGCTTTTACCATCATTACAGGCGGTGGCAGGAACGGGCGCTTGTTCTGGCGCGGAAAATCATGGAGGAAAACCGTATCGATCTCATTCACCAGTTAAACATGATCGGCTTTCGGGAGCCGGGAATGTTGTGGAAAATCAAGGGAGTTCCCTATGTATGGGGACCGGTGGGCGGCATGGAGAATGCTCCGGTGGCCTATTTGTGGGAAAGCGGCTGGAAGCGGGCGGTACAGGCGGCATTGAAAAACGTGATCAATGCCGCTCAGGCCAGATTCCAGCCCAGGGTGCGGAAAGCTGTGAAGAGGGCTGATGCCGTCCTGGCTTCCGTCCAGGGGGTGAGGGAGATCATGGAACGTTGCCACCGCAGGAAGGTGTTCTTAATGAGTGAAACCGGCTGTTTTGCCCGGCCGGATGCCGTCCGTCCGGAAAAGAACGGCAGGGAATTCAGGTTGTTGTGGGCGGGACGCATGATCCCAACCAAACAACTGGCCCTGGCATTAAAAACCCTCAGCTATCTCCGAGACTTGCCGGATTTGAAGCTGCATGTCTGCGGAGGAGGGGAGAAAGAGCGGGACTGCCGGAATCTGGCGGAACGGCTGGGAGTGGAGGGGAAGTGCGTGTGGCATGGAATGGTCTCTAATGAGGAAGTCCAGGGATTCATGCGCGGAAGCGATCTGTTTTTTTTCCCGAGTATCATGGAGGCTACCTCCACCGTGCTTGTAGAAGCCTTGATGAACAGGCTGCCCGTGCTCTGTTTTGATACCTGCGGCATGGGGACCATTGTTGACGAAACCGTGGGATGCAAGATACCCCTGTCCCGTCCCGGACAGTCCGCCCGGGACTTTGCGGAACGCATCCGTTTCTTTTTCCACAACAGGAAAATATTGCAGGAGATGGATGGAGCGTTCCGCGCCAAGCAGAGGGAACTGGACTGGAACCGCAAGGCGGAAAGAATGGCCGGAATTTACCATGAAATTCTGGAAGGCCACCGCATTGCCCATGAATGA
- a CDS encoding WecB/TagA/CpsF family glycosyltransferase, whose translation MNENRMETYFSIRYEFDRERVFQRMDGVLRSGGKGYICVADGHVLSEVQRNREYRKVLGGALLTICDSGWVPVYLKWLLHADRPQYCGAQIFHDVIAMKKYRMMFLGGTRDTLDALRRTLVREDPRVGYMPFEELPFCAADEFDYGAIAARINEYLPDIIWISLGAPKQEVFMNRLCPHLQRGIMVAVGAVFHFAAGGRIRRAPDWMVACKLEFLYRIFNEPRKQMKRCWKIISVLPWIFIREKQRQKAARPGDSSGWGGETPRLPCTLVSCFGQVPGHMGELLESWGREKDRKFIIISDDAGFWNLPPNARLVPMAFCELQRLVRIKLGRRHNVKAPEDLPPLLPEYPVLFEDYVGANRELEAMALEAGPGSSEPAVSSFHR comes from the coding sequence ATGAATGAAAACCGTATGGAGACCTATTTCAGCATAAGATACGAATTTGACAGGGAACGCGTTTTCCAGCGCATGGACGGGGTGCTCCGTTCCGGAGGGAAGGGATACATCTGCGTGGCGGACGGCCACGTACTTTCCGAGGTGCAGCGCAACCGGGAATACCGGAAGGTGCTGGGCGGAGCCCTACTGACCATTTGCGACAGCGGCTGGGTACCCGTTTATCTGAAATGGCTGCTGCATGCGGACAGGCCCCAGTATTGCGGCGCCCAGATTTTCCACGATGTCATCGCTATGAAAAAATACAGAATGATGTTTCTGGGGGGAACTCGCGACACGCTGGACGCCCTGCGCCGGACCCTGGTGCGGGAGGATCCCCGCGTGGGATACATGCCTTTTGAGGAATTGCCTTTCTGCGCTGCGGATGAGTTTGATTACGGCGCCATTGCGGCGCGGATCAATGAATACCTGCCGGACATTATCTGGATTTCACTGGGCGCCCCCAAGCAGGAGGTATTCATGAACAGGCTGTGCCCCCATCTTCAGCGGGGAATTATGGTAGCCGTGGGCGCCGTTTTTCACTTTGCCGCCGGCGGCCGCATCAGGAGGGCTCCGGACTGGATGGTGGCCTGCAAACTCGAATTTCTCTACCGCATTTTCAATGAACCGCGAAAGCAAATGAAACGCTGCTGGAAAATCATCTCCGTATTGCCCTGGATTTTTATCCGGGAAAAACAACGGCAAAAAGCCGCCAGACCGGGGGACTCATCCGGATGGGGAGGAGAGACTCCCCGTTTGCCCTGCACCCTGGTTTCGTGTTTTGGGCAGGTTCCCGGCCATATGGGAGAACTGCTGGAATCATGGGGCAGGGAAAAGGACCGGAAATTCATCATTATCAGTGACGATGCGGGATTCTGGAATCTGCCCCCCAACGCCAGGCTTGTTCCGATGGCTTTTTGCGAACTCCAGCGCCTGGTCAGGATAAAACTGGGAAGGCGGCATAACGTGAAGGCTCCGGAGGATCTTCCGCCGCTTTTGCCGGAATACCCGGTTCTTTTTGAGGACTATGTGGGAGCAAACCGGGAATTGGAGGCCATGGCTCTGGAAGCGGGACCCGGCTCCTCTGAACCAGCAGTTTCGTCCTTCCATCGTTAA
- a CDS encoding adenylyltransferase/cytidyltransferase family protein: MITKIFVSGFYDIIHAGHIQFFREARSLGDYLIVSFASEQVLWESRRRKPSIPDDHKKVILESLCMVDKVVCGESLTPGMDFEHVFLKERPDILAVTEDDCYGDLKKELCARTGARYVVLPKTPPCPEPISTTQLVNRIKAPASVPLRVDFAGGWLDVPRYARPGAYIVNCAISPFVSLDHWPYELRAGLGGSGAWAMLQGRDPVQSELDLGVGWQDPAVIAETGLCVWRSGASPVLDIKSTGDFLAGRMAIFHTGYAHDTPGMADGCRNYDRIAQSSLIARAGVMERNIHELAAGVALYHSVQLQEGMAPLPVVGEELAKKYLGGGFGGYALYLFASREDRDAAVCLHGGMRAVEPFCKSPF, translated from the coding sequence ATGATTACTAAAATTTTTGTTTCCGGCTTTTACGATATCATCCATGCAGGGCATATTCAGTTTTTCCGTGAAGCCCGGTCATTGGGGGATTACCTCATCGTTTCCTTTGCATCGGAACAGGTACTCTGGGAAAGCAGGCGCAGAAAACCGTCCATTCCCGATGACCATAAAAAAGTGATTCTGGAAAGCCTGTGCATGGTGGACAAGGTGGTATGCGGAGAAAGCCTGACACCGGGAATGGACTTTGAACACGTTTTTCTCAAAGAGCGGCCCGATATTTTGGCCGTTACGGAAGATGACTGTTACGGCGATCTTAAAAAGGAATTATGTGCACGGACCGGAGCTCGGTATGTGGTGCTTCCCAAAACGCCTCCCTGCCCGGAACCAATTTCCACCACCCAGCTTGTGAACAGAATCAAGGCTCCGGCCAGTGTTCCGCTGCGCGTGGATTTTGCAGGAGGCTGGCTGGACGTTCCCCGCTATGCGCGGCCCGGGGCGTATATTGTCAACTGTGCGATCAGTCCGTTTGTTTCCCTGGATCACTGGCCTTATGAACTCCGTGCCGGACTGGGGGGCAGCGGTGCCTGGGCCATGCTGCAGGGCAGGGACCCCGTCCAGTCGGAGCTTGACCTGGGAGTAGGCTGGCAGGACCCCGCCGTGATTGCGGAAACGGGCTTGTGCGTCTGGAGGTCCGGCGCCTCTCCCGTGCTGGATATCAAGAGTACCGGTGATTTTCTGGCAGGCAGGATGGCGATTTTTCACACCGGGTATGCGCATGATACGCCGGGAATGGCTGACGGCTGCAGAAATTATGACCGCATAGCCCAGTCTTCCCTGATCGCCCGCGCCGGCGTGATGGAGCGCAATATTCATGAACTGGCTGCCGGCGTGGCACTGTACCACAGCGTGCAGCTCCAGGAAGGCATGGCTCCCCTCCCGGTCGTAGGAGAAGAGCTCGCCAAAAAATATCTGGGAGGCGGATTCGGCGGATATGCCCTGTATCTGTTCGCTTCCCGGGAGGACAGGGATGCCGCGGTTTGCCTCCATGGCGGCATGAGAGCCGTGGAACCGTTTTGTAAAAGTCCGTTCTGA
- a CDS encoding acyltransferase family protein, with translation MISECGAEREPEKEPGSSVAAVLEPVSGRTPRECWLDLGRVLGLFFIILFHASGNGMEFPLFFQRVPFLFMAAAYFVGRRKTFDWRHSPCRYILFYLAWNAAACLEAFFRHLIYLNLGYSSTWDWSMLPWKLTGVGTTFPYDGPLWFLKYVMALSMLSSFLFVLGKRRLLIPATVAVLFSVTLFPEINALFSDPPQVPWADSLAFFMMGFCLSSLTLGEIKLFLKKTSCLSLPAWVAIAWMNHCGVLSTETLHTIPCWIPGILGMGSLCVLLAEKKFFRNVARACAPLFFFIYAVHCLILPYLMPLLSRLLPEVLPSPVIAAVLVFAGAFFLHRQVVRHYPGWEYLIFAQKRRKPVTDGQEEKIFAAAFPRSASLNEPPL, from the coding sequence ATGATTAGCGAATGCGGGGCAGAGCGGGAACCGGAAAAGGAACCGGGTTCTTCCGTGGCCGCTGTGCTTGAACCGGTTTCCGGAAGAACCCCGCGGGAATGCTGGCTTGACCTGGGCAGGGTGCTGGGGTTGTTCTTCATCATTCTATTCCATGCTTCGGGAAACGGCATGGAATTCCCGCTGTTCTTCCAGAGAGTGCCTTTTCTGTTCATGGCAGCGGCCTACTTTGTGGGACGCAGGAAAACGTTCGACTGGCGGCATTCCCCGTGCAGATATATTCTCTTTTATCTGGCGTGGAACGCCGCAGCTTGCCTGGAAGCGTTCTTCAGGCATTTGATTTATTTGAACCTGGGTTATTCAAGTACATGGGACTGGAGCATGCTGCCGTGGAAGCTGACGGGAGTCGGTACTACCTTTCCCTACGACGGCCCCCTGTGGTTCCTGAAATACGTGATGGCGCTGAGCATGCTCTCTTCGTTTTTATTCGTCCTCGGAAAAAGAAGGCTGCTGATTCCCGCAACGGTTGCCGTTCTCTTCTCTGTGACGTTGTTTCCGGAGATCAACGCGCTGTTTTCCGACCCTCCCCAGGTTCCTTGGGCGGATTCTCTGGCCTTTTTTATGATGGGGTTCTGCCTTTCCTCTCTGACGCTGGGCGAAATTAAGCTGTTCCTGAAAAAAACAAGTTGCCTTTCCCTCCCCGCGTGGGTGGCAATAGCGTGGATGAACCATTGCGGCGTCCTTTCCACGGAAACTCTGCACACCATACCTTGCTGGATTCCGGGGATTCTGGGTATGGGCTCCCTGTGCGTTCTTCTGGCGGAAAAGAAGTTCTTTCGTAACGTGGCGCGGGCATGCGCTCCCCTCTTCTTCTTCATTTATGCCGTCCATTGCCTGATCCTTCCCTACTTGATGCCGCTCCTCTCAAGACTCCTTCCAGAGGTACTTCCTTCTCCCGTGATTGCGGCGGTCCTGGTATTTGCGGGAGCATTCTTTCTTCATCGTCAGGTGGTCCGGCATTACCCCGGTTGGGAATATCTGATCTTTGCCCAAAAGCGGAGAAAGCCGGTGACTGACGGACAGGAAGAGAAGATATTTGCCGCCGCCTTTCCCCGGTCCGCTTCCCTCAATGAGCCCCCTCTTTAG
- a CDS encoding alpha-L-fucosidase — protein sequence MVPEQASREKLVDMAVKVRPSSRQLDYQQREMLGFIHFGMNTFTGVEWGTGKEAPEIFNPSRLDARSWVKTFKDAGVTGVIFVAKHHDGFCMWPTKWTDHNISRSPYKGGKGDLVREVSTACRELGMKFCIYLSPWDMHEKSFGTEKYNDFYVNQLEELLTNYGPVYLLWFDGAGVDSKVNGKRTPFDWERIFKKARELQPDVLLSGAAPDVRWGGNEMGRGRETEWCVQGVTASSRLFGGNNVGIRAKDRNLGSIDSLVGKKQLVWYPSRAGLPIRRGWFYHERDDKSTKSLDYLVDCYFSTVGQNSNVLPNLSPNKEGIIPEADARRIIQFGRVIEKMKKNDLAKGARAKALSGWTGNPDSGLLFDNNPFTGWATADGTTQAQVEVQLPGEKEFNVIKLQENVRDYGQRVERFAVDAWLDGQWKPLAESTTIGFRKMIRLPEAVKSDKLKIRFLDSRKSISFSNLSLYYLAPFSTEENVESVRKLDRKEWKITVAEKKLPAAQLERLKDGKTDTYVEVGLPPKGCDIIIDTGKVQKIAGLIYTPVMEGGPGHIEMYDIRLSSDGKTWGNSVASGRFGNIVNNPVEQEVNFAPVEARFVKFSAKKGAGGARKAAVAELDLL from the coding sequence ATGGTTCCGGAACAGGCTTCGCGGGAAAAGCTGGTGGATATGGCGGTCAAGGTAAGGCCTTCCAGTCGTCAACTGGATTACCAACAGCGGGAAATGCTGGGCTTCATCCATTTCGGCATGAATACGTTTACCGGTGTGGAATGGGGAACCGGAAAGGAGGCACCTGAAATTTTCAATCCTTCCCGGCTGGATGCCCGTTCCTGGGTAAAAACGTTTAAGGATGCCGGCGTAACGGGAGTTATCTTTGTAGCGAAGCACCATGACGGATTCTGCATGTGGCCCACCAAATGGACGGATCACAATATTTCCCGTTCTCCCTACAAGGGAGGAAAGGGAGACCTAGTCAGGGAAGTCTCTACGGCCTGCCGGGAACTGGGCATGAAATTCTGCATCTACCTTTCTCCGTGGGACATGCATGAAAAAAGCTTTGGGACGGAAAAGTACAATGATTTCTACGTCAACCAACTGGAAGAACTGCTGACCAATTACGGCCCGGTTTATCTTTTATGGTTTGACGGCGCCGGGGTGGACAGCAAAGTCAACGGGAAACGGACTCCCTTCGACTGGGAGAGGATCTTTAAAAAGGCCAGGGAATTGCAGCCGGACGTTCTTCTTTCCGGGGCGGCTCCCGATGTTCGGTGGGGCGGGAATGAGATGGGACGAGGTCGGGAAACGGAATGGTGCGTCCAGGGAGTTACGGCTTCGTCACGCCTGTTTGGCGGAAATAATGTGGGGATTCGGGCTAAAGACAGGAATCTGGGTTCCATTGACAGTCTTGTGGGGAAAAAGCAGCTCGTCTGGTACCCTTCACGTGCAGGCCTCCCCATCCGCAGAGGCTGGTTTTACCATGAGCGCGACGACAAATCCACCAAATCCCTTGATTATCTGGTGGACTGTTATTTTTCAACGGTCGGACAAAACTCCAATGTTCTTCCCAATCTCTCTCCCAATAAGGAAGGAATCATTCCGGAGGCGGACGCCAGGAGGATAATTCAATTCGGACGGGTGATTGAAAAGATGAAAAAAAACGACTTGGCCAAGGGCGCGCGGGCAAAAGCCCTTTCCGGGTGGACCGGAAATCCGGACTCCGGGCTTTTGTTTGACAACAATCCTTTTACAGGCTGGGCCACTGCCGATGGTACAACCCAGGCGCAGGTTGAAGTCCAATTGCCCGGAGAAAAAGAGTTCAATGTAATCAAGCTTCAGGAAAATGTCCGTGACTACGGTCAGCGTGTGGAGCGCTTTGCCGTGGATGCGTGGCTGGACGGCCAATGGAAACCCTTGGCTGAAAGTACTACCATCGGATTCCGTAAAATGATCAGGCTACCGGAGGCGGTGAAGTCTGATAAATTGAAGATACGCTTTCTGGATTCCCGCAAATCCATTTCATTCAGCAATTTGTCTTTATATTATCTGGCCCCGTTCTCAACGGAGGAAAACGTGGAATCCGTTCGGAAGCTGGACAGGAAGGAATGGAAAATAACCGTTGCCGAAAAAAAACTTCCCGCGGCCCAGTTGGAGCGGCTGAAAGACGGGAAAACGGATACTTATGTGGAAGTGGGCCTGCCTCCCAAAGGCTGTGACATTATTATTGATACGGGAAAAGTGCAGAAAATTGCCGGGTTGATTTATACGCCTGTGATGGAGGGAGGCCCGGGCCATATTGAAATGTATGATATCCGTCTCAGCAGCGACGGAAAAACGTGGGGAAATTCAGTGGCTTCAGGTCGTTTCGGCAATATCGTCAACAATCCGGTGGAGCAGGAGGTCAATTTTGCTCCCGTTGAAGCCAGATTCGTCAAATTCAGCGCTAAAAAGGGCGCCGGGGGAGCACGCAAAGCGGCTGTTGCCGAACTGGATTTGCTTTAA
- a CDS encoding RecQ family ATP-dependent DNA helicase: protein MSGFKLIRSPMEALKEHFGFSGLREGQDRVVAAIMEGRNVLVVMPTGGGKSLCYQLPALCREGVCLVVSPLIALMKDQVDALVAKGIPATMINSSLSFPEQKERLSGMKEGSYKLVYVAPERFGHEGFMRALAEVDVNMVAVDEAHCLSQWGHDFRPDYLKLGRAIEAMGRPQVAALTATATPRVRDDILEHLHLEDPVTIVRGFARENLHFRITACDTHKEKYKRLYDLVKRNKTGIIYCSTRKKVEQVYEALSDLGLSVTAYHAGMTDAQREEAQNAFMNRQADIVIATNAFGMGIDRADVRFVAHFEIPGSVEAFYQEAGRAGRDGRDAYCELLFNHADLRTQEFFIEGVNPGVPLIVELYELLRKHCSAESHEVSWTLEEMAERLKCRNAMQVGAALSVLMRNGAISRHDVPGQRVKLTRVADPSMSGLKIPLDERAIREKEVRDREKLKAMTEFAYSAGCRQQWILNYFGEEGAVPCGRCDQCMALGVEEGQVMGEEETRVVRQALSGIARASVRQADGSWQGRWGRTKVIHMLKGSKSQDLLKTSLVRLSTYGILSSWSEDDIRQLFRAMQMAGLTKMSGEADRPLVTLSPKGNEVMMGRQEVSMIWPFARRSAAPDRRGQTRVRSTGDFAALGEFDEDLFMKLKELRNELAREAGIPAYAVFHNSTLEAMARLKPTTRRGAMNIHGIGERKAARYLDDFLEIIAEHCGV from the coding sequence ATGAGTGGGTTCAAGCTGATCAGATCTCCCATGGAGGCATTGAAGGAACACTTCGGGTTTTCCGGGCTGAGGGAGGGGCAGGACCGTGTGGTGGCTGCCATCATGGAGGGGCGCAACGTTCTGGTGGTGATGCCTACCGGGGGCGGCAAGTCCCTGTGCTACCAGCTTCCCGCCCTGTGCCGGGAGGGCGTATGCCTGGTGGTCAGCCCGCTGATTGCCCTGATGAAGGACCAGGTGGATGCCCTTGTGGCCAAAGGCATTCCCGCGACCATGATCAACAGCTCCCTGAGTTTCCCGGAACAGAAGGAACGCCTGTCCGGCATGAAGGAAGGAAGCTACAAGCTGGTGTATGTGGCTCCGGAACGTTTCGGCCATGAGGGATTCATGCGGGCCCTGGCGGAGGTGGACGTGAACATGGTGGCCGTGGACGAGGCCCATTGCCTGAGCCAGTGGGGGCACGATTTCCGTCCGGATTATTTGAAACTTGGCCGCGCGATTGAAGCCATGGGGCGGCCGCAGGTCGCGGCCCTGACCGCCACGGCTACGCCCCGCGTGCGGGACGATATTCTGGAGCATCTGCATCTGGAAGACCCTGTGACCATCGTGCGCGGTTTTGCCCGGGAGAACCTGCATTTCCGGATTACCGCCTGTGATACGCACAAGGAGAAGTACAAGAGACTGTACGATCTTGTAAAACGCAACAAAACGGGTATCATTTACTGTTCCACCCGCAAGAAGGTGGAACAGGTGTATGAGGCGCTTTCCGATCTGGGCCTGAGCGTTACAGCCTACCATGCCGGCATGACGGACGCCCAGCGGGAGGAGGCGCAGAATGCCTTTATGAACCGTCAGGCGGACATCGTCATTGCCACGAATGCCTTCGGCATGGGGATTGACCGTGCGGATGTCAGGTTTGTGGCCCATTTTGAGATTCCCGGCAGTGTGGAAGCCTTTTACCAGGAAGCCGGGCGGGCCGGACGCGACGGCCGGGACGCTTATTGTGAGCTTTTATTCAACCATGCGGACTTGAGGACGCAGGAGTTTTTCATTGAGGGAGTCAATCCCGGCGTGCCTCTTATTGTGGAGCTGTATGAGTTGCTGCGGAAGCATTGCAGCGCGGAGTCTCACGAGGTGTCCTGGACTCTGGAGGAAATGGCGGAACGCCTCAAGTGCCGGAATGCCATGCAGGTGGGAGCGGCGCTGTCCGTCCTGATGCGCAACGGAGCCATCAGCCGCCATGATGTTCCGGGGCAGCGGGTGAAGCTGACCAGGGTGGCGGACCCGTCCATGAGCGGCCTGAAGATACCTCTGGACGAACGGGCCATCCGGGAGAAGGAGGTGCGCGACCGCGAGAAGCTGAAGGCCATGACGGAGTTTGCCTATTCGGCCGGATGCCGCCAGCAGTGGATTCTGAATTACTTTGGAGAGGAAGGGGCCGTTCCCTGCGGCCGCTGTGACCAGTGCATGGCCCTGGGAGTGGAGGAAGGCCAGGTGATGGGGGAGGAGGAAACCAGAGTCGTGCGGCAGGCGTTGAGCGGCATTGCACGCGCTTCCGTCCGGCAGGCGGACGGTTCCTGGCAGGGACGCTGGGGCAGGACGAAAGTCATCCACATGCTCAAGGGGTCCAAGTCACAGGATTTGTTGAAGACGTCTCTGGTCCGGCTGAGTACGTACGGCATTCTTTCATCTTGGAGTGAGGACGATATACGCCAGTTGTTCCGCGCCATGCAAATGGCGGGCCTCACTAAAATGAGCGGGGAAGCGGACCGCCCCCTGGTTACCCTGAGCCCGAAGGGGAACGAGGTGATGATGGGCAGGCAGGAGGTTTCCATGATCTGGCCTTTCGCCCGCAGGAGCGCTGCCCCGGACCGCAGGGGGCAGACCAGGGTCCGCTCCACGGGGGATTTTGCCGCCCTGGGGGAGTTTGATGAAGATTTATTTATGAAATTGAAAGAACTGCGGAATGAACTGGCCCGGGAAGCCGGAATACCCGCTTACGCGGTTTTCCACAATTCCACGCTGGAAGCCATGGCCCGGCTGAAACCTACTACGCGCCGGGGGGCCATGAACATACACGGCATCGGGGAGCGGAAGGCCGCACGTTATCTGGATGATTTTCTGGAGATAATCGCCGAACATTGCGGCGTGTAG
- a CDS encoding DUF4139 domain-containing protein: MKTDNDTMTGAERLVLAAGAGLLPFFLFGTCGWASMPDATSGEPSLPSVKMVPKKLALFKNGYGTVTLEGKTAEGSSMELAGLPTPSYGSFWLSAEQGVSVRELISSKVKEIIPKPEYGRNELLAANAGKLIKITTTEGGMIVGRMVKPVNNKVRESNRPNLMGSLSSPVEDGRDMNRSSFAMAGSLLMQTETGHVVLQEAAVQQVEFLEKEISFPTWTTDRTRLVMNLEKPAPGKTVTVNSLSSGISWLPTYRVELGAEGHAQLQCKATIMNELMDLEKVDMELISGFPRLAMPGLPSPISMKQNMSALFAALGSEKPGTEYARSLMDNYMSQARTPQPVFTMEKATAIDPGTVKQAEDLFFYSLPDFSCKYRETVTRNLFGGDVPYRHIYTWDIPNQKGLSEWNQNRDRGAAVSPLDVWHCIQLTNGLNLPWSTGMVEFVSQGRLAGQSTLTFTNPGERVLVRLNKSMETMVHVSEETLSSEPVKVRSSSYQKYTVKGTLTMRNVSGRNMEFQVNKNIIGTPETVSGEGEMSSLPNWNRSLNPDGKFQWKLTLKPDEKKDLEYQYTYLD; the protein is encoded by the coding sequence ATGAAAACAGACAATGATACCATGACTGGTGCGGAGCGTCTGGTTCTGGCCGCCGGGGCCGGACTGCTTCCATTCTTCCTGTTTGGAACTTGCGGATGGGCTTCCATGCCTGACGCTACCTCTGGAGAACCTTCCCTGCCAAGTGTAAAGATGGTTCCCAAAAAGCTGGCCCTGTTCAAAAACGGGTACGGCACGGTGACGCTGGAAGGGAAGACGGCGGAAGGCTCCTCCATGGAGCTGGCCGGGCTTCCCACTCCTTCCTACGGATCATTCTGGCTTTCCGCAGAGCAGGGCGTTTCCGTCCGGGAATTGATCAGCAGCAAGGTGAAGGAAATCATCCCCAAGCCGGAATACGGCAGGAATGAATTGCTTGCCGCCAATGCCGGAAAGCTGATCAAGATCACAACCACAGAAGGAGGAATGATTGTAGGAAGAATGGTGAAGCCAGTGAACAACAAGGTCCGGGAATCCAATCGTCCCAATTTGATGGGCTCCCTTTCTTCTCCTGTGGAAGACGGCCGGGACATGAACAGGTCTTCCTTTGCGATGGCGGGAAGCCTCCTGATGCAGACGGAGACCGGACATGTGGTGCTCCAGGAAGCCGCGGTTCAACAGGTCGAGTTTCTGGAAAAGGAGATTTCCTTTCCCACCTGGACGACGGACAGAACGCGGTTGGTGATGAACCTTGAAAAACCGGCTCCGGGAAAAACGGTGACCGTGAACAGCCTGTCTTCCGGGATCAGCTGGCTGCCCACCTACCGGGTAGAGCTGGGTGCGGAAGGACATGCACAATTGCAGTGCAAGGCGACGATCATGAATGAACTGATGGATTTGGAGAAGGTGGATATGGAGCTTATTTCCGGCTTCCCTCGCCTGGCGATGCCCGGGCTGCCTTCTCCCATCTCCATGAAGCAGAACATGAGCGCCTTGTTTGCCGCCCTGGGGTCCGAAAAACCCGGAACGGAATACGCCCGGTCCCTCATGGACAACTACATGAGCCAGGCCCGCACTCCGCAGCCCGTATTCACCATGGAGAAGGCCACGGCCATTGATCCGGGAACCGTCAAACAGGCGGAGGATTTGTTCTTCTACTCCCTTCCGGATTTTTCCTGCAAGTATCGGGAGACGGTGACCAGAAACCTGTTTGGCGGCGATGTTCCCTACCGCCACATTTATACGTGGGACATTCCCAACCAGAAGGGCCTGTCGGAATGGAACCAGAACCGCGACCGCGGGGCGGCGGTTTCCCCGCTGGACGTCTGGCACTGCATCCAGTTGACGAATGGCTTGAATCTGCCCTGGTCCACGGGAATGGTGGAATTCGTTTCCCAGGGCAGACTTGCCGGGCAGAGCACGCTCACCTTCACCAATCCGGGAGAACGTGTCCTGGTCAGGCTGAATAAATCCATGGAAACCATGGTTCATGTCTCGGAAGAAACGCTTTCTTCCGAACCGGTGAAGGTGAGAAGCTCCAGCTATCAGAAATACACCGTAAAGGGAACTCTGACCATGAGAAATGTTTCCGGCAGGAACATGGAATTCCAGGTAAACAAGAACATTATCGGGACTCCGGAAACTGTTTCGGGAGAAGGAGAAATGTCCAGCCTTCCCAATTGGAACCGTTCCCTGAATCCTGACGGAAAATTCCAGTGGAAACTCACGCTGAAGCCGGATGAGAAAAAGGACCTGGAGTATCAATATACTTATCTGGATTAA